Proteins encoded within one genomic window of Cucumis sativus cultivar 9930 chromosome 3, Cucumber_9930_V3, whole genome shotgun sequence:
- the LOC101203238 gene encoding uncharacterized protein LOC101203238 isoform X2 yields MVSGLRVDGGTHVLPARVRKTIQSIKEIVGNHSDADIYTTLKETNMDPNETAQKLLNQDPFREVKRRRDKKKENVGYKGSLDAQRNSEDVRQGTKVYTLSDRNVRRGAYAKSSWPGISKEFRVVRDNRVNRNSNREVKPASSHLALSTNEVSTNVSKSVITPRGAHGGSFGGRISQVSFRKTDSHPSNPRDGHSTGMAQKELRDDVGVSMLSSIPDMHIGNPNDSEPHSPVLASNGAAVGLYSSSTDPVHVPSPDSRSSAPVGAIKREVGAVGVRRQLKDSSINQSSGPSVSLANSVSERDGSSDSFQPMSSTSKGEQLSQITESVIPGLVGSRTSLNNQHSSRQHQPTMGHQKASQPNKEWKPKSSQKLSTGNPGVIGTPSKSKAPADESKELHSEAANVQEKLARVDLHENQHVIIAEHIRVPDNDQYRLVFGSFGTESDSSGCLVSGLQAIRGPEELNGESSASQSVSALEISTDDASGSRQVDLLDDQVRNSESNSPDSGTATELQSADKRESSSPQPLDTYAEIGLVRDRNLKYTPAPQHQDPSELLGFSAYDPQTGYDLPYFRPTMDETVRVQGLPSQDAVNSHTANGIPASTMPMVQQQQTPVAQMYPQVHVSHFANLMPYRQFLSPVYVPPMAMPGYSSSPAYPHPSNGNSFLLMPGGSTHMNANNLKYGIQQFKPLPAGSPAGFGNFNSPAGFAVNAPGVVGSATGLEDSSRIKYKDGNLYVPNAQAETSEIWIQNPRDLPGLQSAPYYNMPGQTPHGAYLPSHTGHASFSAAVAQSTHMQFPGLYHPTPQPAAIGNPHHMGPGMGGNVGVAAATPGPQVGTFQQPQLGHLNWTTNF; encoded by the exons ATGGTTTCTGGCTTGAGAGTCGACGGTGGGACTCACGTACTCCCTGCTCGCGTTCGAAAAACCATCCAATCCATCAAAGAGATCGTCGGTAATCACTCCGATGCTGATATTTATACAACTCTCAAGGAAACCAATATGGATCCTAATGAAACTGCTCAGAAGTTGCTCAACCAAG ATCCATTTCGTGAagtaaagagaagaagagataaGAAGAAGGAG AATGTGGGATACAAAGGTTCATTGGATGCACAAAGAAATTCTGAGGATGTGAGGCAAGGGACAAAGGTATATACATTGTCTGATCGTAATGTCCGGAGGGGGGCCTATGCAAAAAGTTCTTGGCCTG GTATCAGCAAAGAATTTCGTGTTGTAAGAGACAACAGAGTTAATCGAAATTCAAATAGAGAAGTAAAACCTGCATCTTCACATTTGGCACTATCCACCAACGAGGTGTCTACGAATGTGTCAAAATCAGT TATCACCCCAAGAGGAGCACATGGGGGGTCCTTTGGTGGCAGGATATCACAAGTGTCTTTCCGGAAAACTGATTCACATCCCAGTAACCCACGAGATGGTCATTCAACTGGAATGGCACAGAAGGAGTTGAGGGATGATGTGGGAGTTTCCATGTTGAGTTCTATTCCAGATATGCACATTGGAAATCCGAATGATTCTGAACCACATTCACCTGTATTGGCTTCAAATGGTGCTGCTGTTGGTTTATATTCTTCTTCCACAGATCCAGTCCATGTACCATCTCCAGATTCTAGATCATCTGCTCCAGTTGGAGCTATAAAACGTGAAGTTGGGGCAGTAGGTGTTCGTCGGCAATTGAAAGACAGTTCTATAAACCAGTCTTCAGGACCAAGTGTCTCTCTTGCAAATTCTGTTTCTGAAAGGGATGGTTCTTCAGATTCATTTCAACCGATGAGTTCCACTTCTAAAGGTGAACAGCTTAGTCAAATTACCGAATCTGTGATTCCTGGCCTGGTAGGCAGCAGAACATCATTAAATAATCAGCATAGTAGCAGGCAACATCAACCAACCATGGGTCATCAGAAAG CTTCCCAGCCTAACAAGGAGTGGAAACCTAAGTCAAGCCAGAAGTTGAGCACTGGTAATCCTGGAGTAATAGGAACACCCTCAAAATCTAAAGCTCCTGCTGATGAGTCCAAAGAGTTACATTCTGAAGCTGCTAATGTACAAGAGAAGCTCGCAAGAGTAGATCTTCATGAGAATCAGCATGTTATCATAGCAGAGCATATTAGAGTCCCTGATAATGATCAGTATCGGCTTGTCTTTGGCAGTTTTGGGACAGAATCTGATTCTTCTGGATGTCTGGTGTCAGGTTTGCAAGCCATTAGAGGTCCAGAGGAATTGAATGGAGAATCATCAGCAAg TCAGTCAGTATCTGCTCTGGAGATTTCTACTGATGATGCCTCTGGAAGCAGGCAGGTCGATCTACTGGATGACCAGGTGCGAAATTCAGAGTCTAATTCTCCAGATTCTGGTACAGCAACCGAGCTTCAGTCGGCAGATAAAAGGGAATCTTCTAGTCCTCAGCCATTGGATACTTATGCTGAGATTGGACTGGTTAGGGATAGGAACTTGAAATATACTCCTGCTCCACAGCATCAAGATCCTTCTGAGTTACTGGGATTTTCG GCATATGATCCACAGACTGGTTATGATCTACCTTATTTCAGACCGACAATGGATGAAACTGTGCGAGTGCAAGGTCTACCGTCTCAAGAT GCGGTGAACTCTCATACTGCCAACGGCATCCCTGCATCAACGATGCCGATGGTGCAACAGCAGCAAACTCCAGTTGCTCAGATGTATCCACAAGTTCATGTTTCCCATTTTGCAAACCTCATGCCATATCGACAGTTCCTATCTCCTGTTTATGTTCCACCAATGGCCATGCCTGGTTATTCTAGTTCCCCAGCATATCCTCACCCGTCCAATGGTAACAGTTTCTTACTGATGCCTGGTGGAAGTACTCACATGAATGCAAATAACTTGAAGTATGGAATCCAGCAGTTCAAGCCTCTTCCTGCCGGCAGCCCGGCAGGGTTTGGGAACTTCAATAGTCCTGCTGGGTTTGCTGTGAATGCTCCTGGTGTAGTTGGGAGCGCAACTGGACTGGAAGATTCATCTCGAATCAAATATAAAGATGGAAACCTTTATGTCCCAAATGCACAG GCTGAGACATCTGAAATTTGGATTCAGAACCCAAGAGATCTTCCAGGTTTGCAATCGGCTCCATATTACAACATGCCAGGGCAAACTCCTCATGGTGCATATTTGCCTTCTCATACTGGGCACGCTTCCTTCAGTGCAGCTGTGGCGCAGTCTACACACATGCAATTCCCCGGATTGTACCATCCAACTCCACAGCCGGCCGCTATTGGAAATCCTCATCACATGGGCCCTGGTATGGGTGGAAATGTTGGAGTGGCGGCTGCCACTCCTGGGCCACAAGTTGGTACTTTCCAGCAGCCACAGTTGGGTCATCTTAATTGGACAACTAATTTCTAG
- the LOC101210356 gene encoding protein BIG GRAIN 1-like B gives MDLWDHSHPHLLQQPRRSRRDNPSFSSSLLDAIYRSIDESNSQPEEHLIFYSHKTTLTTKHSILPRTVTQDPESLNFRMIDSWMDKKQLRNIRDFTLSSSSSSESSSTAGRRFSSSETEFLSRPLHRPTKLKPKPIKTNTWAQTEIITPNPKHENGFVKSKSKASKIYHDLKKVKQPISPGARLASFLNSLFNGGSPKTKQKISSSTCSINSTKFDYDMSRKSKSQQGSTSTCSSASSFSRSCLSKTPSSRGNIKRSVRFCPVSVIVDEDCRPCGHKFLHKSEEPIMKKGNLKKSYGNLKRDQKVKTEDMMKMNYEDEEEDDDEDDDDALSCSSSDLFELDNLSVIGIERYREELPVYETTHFKTNCAIAKGLVL, from the coding sequence ATGGATTTGTGGGATCACTCCCATCCACACCTTCTCCAACAACCTCGTCGTTCTCGCCGCGATaacccttctttctcttcctctcttctcGACGCCATTTACCGTTCCATTGACGAATCCAACTCCCAACCTGAAGAACACCTCATTTTCTATTCTCATAAAACCACTCTCACAACTAAACACAGCATCCTCCCCCGAACTGTTACACAGGACCCTGAATCTCTCAATTTCCGTATGATCGACAGCTGGATGGATAAGAAGCAACTCCGAAACATTCGTGATTTTACTCTTTCCAGTTCCAGTTCCTCCGAGTCCAGCTCTACTGCCGGTAGGAGGTTTTCCTCGTCCGAAACAGAGTTTCTGTCACGTCCACTTCACCGGCCGACGAAGCTGAAGCCGAAGCCCATCAAAACCAATACATGGGCTCAAACCGAGATTATTACTCCAAACCCAAAACATGAAAATGGGTTTGTTAAATCCAAATCTAAAGCGTCGAAAATCTATCACGATTTGAAGAAAGTGAAACAGCCGATTTCACCCGGTGCCCGACTTGCCAGCTTTCTTAATTCTCTCTTCAATGGTGGAAGTCCAAAAACCAAGCAAAAGATATCAAGCTCTACTTGTTCCATCAACTCAACGAAATTCGATTACGACATGTCGAGAAAATCCAAATCTCAACAGGGTTCCACATCTACTTGTTCCTCcgcttcttcattttcaaggTCTTGTTTGAGCAAAACGCCATCTTCAAGAGGGAATATTAAGAGATCGGTTCGGTTTTGCCCAGTGAGTGTGATTGTGGACGAGGATTGTCGGCCATGTGGGCATAAATTTTTGCACAAATCAGAGGAACCCATAATGAAGAAAggtaatttgaaaaaaagttacGGGAATTTGAAAAGAGACCAGAAAGTGAAAACAGAGGatatgatgaagatgaattacgaggatgaagaagaagatgatgatgaggatgatgatgatgctTTGAGTTGTTCAAGTTCTGATCTGTTTGAATTGGATAATCTTTCAGTCATTGGAATTGAAAGATACAGAGAAGAATTACCAGTTTATGAAACTACccatttcaaaactaattgtGCCATTGCTAAGGGattggttttgtaa
- the LOC101203238 gene encoding uncharacterized protein LOC101203238 isoform X1, whose protein sequence is MVSGLRVDGGTHVLPARVRKTIQSIKEIVGNHSDADIYTTLKETNMDPNETAQKLLNQDPFREVKRRRDKKKENVGYKGSLDAQRNSEDVRQGTKVYTLSDRNVRRGAYAKSSWPGISKEFRVVRDNRVNRNSNREVKPASSHLALSTNEVSTNVSKSVITPRGAHGGSFGGRISQVSFRKTDSHPSNPRDGHSTGMAQKELRDDVGVSMLSSIPDMHIGNPNDSEPHSPVLASNGAAVGLYSSSTDPVHVPSPDSRSSAPVGAIKREVGAVGVRRQLKDSSINQSSGPSVSLANSVSERDGSSDSFQPMSSTSKGEQLSQITESVIPGLVGSRTSLNNQHSSRQHQPTMGHQKASQPNKEWKPKSSQKLSTGNPGVIGTPSKSKAPADESKELHSEAANVQEKLARVDLHENQHVIIAEHIRVPDNDQYRLVFGSFGTESDSSGCLVSGLQAIRGPEELNGESSASQSVSALEISTDDASGSRQVDLLDDQVRNSESNSPDSGTATELQSADKRESSSPQPLDTYAEIGLVRDRNLKYTPAPQHQDPSELLGFSAYDPQTGYDLPYFRPTMDETVRVQGLPSQDVRVDAVNSHTANGIPASTMPMVQQQQTPVAQMYPQVHVSHFANLMPYRQFLSPVYVPPMAMPGYSSSPAYPHPSNGNSFLLMPGGSTHMNANNLKYGIQQFKPLPAGSPAGFGNFNSPAGFAVNAPGVVGSATGLEDSSRIKYKDGNLYVPNAQAETSEIWIQNPRDLPGLQSAPYYNMPGQTPHGAYLPSHTGHASFSAAVAQSTHMQFPGLYHPTPQPAAIGNPHHMGPGMGGNVGVAAATPGPQVGTFQQPQLGHLNWTTNF, encoded by the exons ATGGTTTCTGGCTTGAGAGTCGACGGTGGGACTCACGTACTCCCTGCTCGCGTTCGAAAAACCATCCAATCCATCAAAGAGATCGTCGGTAATCACTCCGATGCTGATATTTATACAACTCTCAAGGAAACCAATATGGATCCTAATGAAACTGCTCAGAAGTTGCTCAACCAAG ATCCATTTCGTGAagtaaagagaagaagagataaGAAGAAGGAG AATGTGGGATACAAAGGTTCATTGGATGCACAAAGAAATTCTGAGGATGTGAGGCAAGGGACAAAGGTATATACATTGTCTGATCGTAATGTCCGGAGGGGGGCCTATGCAAAAAGTTCTTGGCCTG GTATCAGCAAAGAATTTCGTGTTGTAAGAGACAACAGAGTTAATCGAAATTCAAATAGAGAAGTAAAACCTGCATCTTCACATTTGGCACTATCCACCAACGAGGTGTCTACGAATGTGTCAAAATCAGT TATCACCCCAAGAGGAGCACATGGGGGGTCCTTTGGTGGCAGGATATCACAAGTGTCTTTCCGGAAAACTGATTCACATCCCAGTAACCCACGAGATGGTCATTCAACTGGAATGGCACAGAAGGAGTTGAGGGATGATGTGGGAGTTTCCATGTTGAGTTCTATTCCAGATATGCACATTGGAAATCCGAATGATTCTGAACCACATTCACCTGTATTGGCTTCAAATGGTGCTGCTGTTGGTTTATATTCTTCTTCCACAGATCCAGTCCATGTACCATCTCCAGATTCTAGATCATCTGCTCCAGTTGGAGCTATAAAACGTGAAGTTGGGGCAGTAGGTGTTCGTCGGCAATTGAAAGACAGTTCTATAAACCAGTCTTCAGGACCAAGTGTCTCTCTTGCAAATTCTGTTTCTGAAAGGGATGGTTCTTCAGATTCATTTCAACCGATGAGTTCCACTTCTAAAGGTGAACAGCTTAGTCAAATTACCGAATCTGTGATTCCTGGCCTGGTAGGCAGCAGAACATCATTAAATAATCAGCATAGTAGCAGGCAACATCAACCAACCATGGGTCATCAGAAAG CTTCCCAGCCTAACAAGGAGTGGAAACCTAAGTCAAGCCAGAAGTTGAGCACTGGTAATCCTGGAGTAATAGGAACACCCTCAAAATCTAAAGCTCCTGCTGATGAGTCCAAAGAGTTACATTCTGAAGCTGCTAATGTACAAGAGAAGCTCGCAAGAGTAGATCTTCATGAGAATCAGCATGTTATCATAGCAGAGCATATTAGAGTCCCTGATAATGATCAGTATCGGCTTGTCTTTGGCAGTTTTGGGACAGAATCTGATTCTTCTGGATGTCTGGTGTCAGGTTTGCAAGCCATTAGAGGTCCAGAGGAATTGAATGGAGAATCATCAGCAAg TCAGTCAGTATCTGCTCTGGAGATTTCTACTGATGATGCCTCTGGAAGCAGGCAGGTCGATCTACTGGATGACCAGGTGCGAAATTCAGAGTCTAATTCTCCAGATTCTGGTACAGCAACCGAGCTTCAGTCGGCAGATAAAAGGGAATCTTCTAGTCCTCAGCCATTGGATACTTATGCTGAGATTGGACTGGTTAGGGATAGGAACTTGAAATATACTCCTGCTCCACAGCATCAAGATCCTTCTGAGTTACTGGGATTTTCG GCATATGATCCACAGACTGGTTATGATCTACCTTATTTCAGACCGACAATGGATGAAACTGTGCGAGTGCAAGGTCTACCGTCTCAAGATGTAAGAGTAGAT GCGGTGAACTCTCATACTGCCAACGGCATCCCTGCATCAACGATGCCGATGGTGCAACAGCAGCAAACTCCAGTTGCTCAGATGTATCCACAAGTTCATGTTTCCCATTTTGCAAACCTCATGCCATATCGACAGTTCCTATCTCCTGTTTATGTTCCACCAATGGCCATGCCTGGTTATTCTAGTTCCCCAGCATATCCTCACCCGTCCAATGGTAACAGTTTCTTACTGATGCCTGGTGGAAGTACTCACATGAATGCAAATAACTTGAAGTATGGAATCCAGCAGTTCAAGCCTCTTCCTGCCGGCAGCCCGGCAGGGTTTGGGAACTTCAATAGTCCTGCTGGGTTTGCTGTGAATGCTCCTGGTGTAGTTGGGAGCGCAACTGGACTGGAAGATTCATCTCGAATCAAATATAAAGATGGAAACCTTTATGTCCCAAATGCACAG GCTGAGACATCTGAAATTTGGATTCAGAACCCAAGAGATCTTCCAGGTTTGCAATCGGCTCCATATTACAACATGCCAGGGCAAACTCCTCATGGTGCATATTTGCCTTCTCATACTGGGCACGCTTCCTTCAGTGCAGCTGTGGCGCAGTCTACACACATGCAATTCCCCGGATTGTACCATCCAACTCCACAGCCGGCCGCTATTGGAAATCCTCATCACATGGGCCCTGGTATGGGTGGAAATGTTGGAGTGGCGGCTGCCACTCCTGGGCCACAAGTTGGTACTTTCCAGCAGCCACAGTTGGGTCATCTTAATTGGACAACTAATTTCTAG